The Oscillospiraceae bacterium genome includes a region encoding these proteins:
- a CDS encoding nucleoside deaminase: protein MNIDPKKKDYVKAAPAERAGEAVFMKEALKYARIAAGKGEVPVGAVIVKDGKVIARGYNRRESARNALMHAEIIAINRACKKLDGWRLSGCDLYVTLEPCPMCAGAIINSRIENVYYGAPDPKAGSMGSVTDMTALGYNFKPYVHGGMMEDECVRLMKDFFRKLRERL from the coding sequence ATGAACATTGATCCCAAAAAGAAAGATTACGTAAAAGCCGCGCCTGCCGAGAGAGCGGGAGAGGCGGTTTTCATGAAAGAAGCGCTTAAATATGCCCGTATCGCCGCGGGTAAGGGCGAGGTTCCGGTAGGAGCGGTGATAGTAAAGGACGGTAAGGTGATTGCCCGCGGGTATAACCGGCGTGAAAGCGCCCGAAATGCACTTATGCACGCTGAGATAATTGCCATAAACCGCGCCTGCAAAAAGCTGGACGGCTGGCGTCTTTCGGGCTGTGATCTTTACGTAACTCTTGAGCCTTGTCCCATGTGCGCAGGCGCCATTATCAATTCGCGTATCGAAAATGTATATTACGGTGCACCTGACCCCAAAGCCGGCTCCATGGGCAGTGTTACGGATATGACCGCACTGGGATACAATTTTAAGCCATACGTGCACGGCGGAATGATGGAAGACGAGTGTGTACGTCTGATGAAGGACTTCTTCAGAAAATTACGTGAAAGATTGTAA